Proteins found in one Mytilus edulis chromosome 2, xbMytEdul2.2, whole genome shotgun sequence genomic segment:
- the LOC139511778 gene encoding syntaxin-6-like, giving the protein MSLEDPFFVVRDEVQKALQSATSLYERWSELINNPKSVSKEEYDWTTNELRNSLRSIDWDLEDLEETIDIVEKNLKKFKIDESELEDRRSFIRRTRVSVKSMKDNLSSKQTKGKDETNVRQALLSNGPNRPHDKYTRLDQEMERSNQRYIEDTSQQQQLIMRTQDDNMDLISKSVGSLKNMSQQIGSELEEQNVMLDEFHTEMDHTESRMDVTMKKLAKVMHMSNDKRQWCGIFVLIGILIVIIIFFFVL; this is encoded by the exons ATGTCGCTCGAGGATCCATTCTTTGTTGTCAGAGA TGAGGTACAGAAGGCCTTGCAATCTGCCACAAGTCTTTATGAGAGATGGAGTGAGTTAATTAATAACCCTAAGAGTGTATCTAAGGAAGAATATGATTGGACAACTAATGAATTGAGGAACAGTTTGCGAAGTATAGATTGGGACCTGGAAGATCTAGAAGAAACCATTG ATATTGTTGAGAAAAATTTGAAGAAGTTTAAAATAGATGAATCAGAACTTGAAGACAGAAGATCTTTTATCAGAAGGACAAGAGTCTCTGTAAAG TCAATGAAGGATAATTTATCCAGTAAACAGACAAAGGGGAAAGATGAAACCAATGTGAGACAg GCATTGCTTAGTAATGGACCAAATAGACCTCATGACAAATACACACGGTTAGACCAAGAAATGGAGAGGTCCAATCAGCGATATATAGAGGACACATCTCAACAACAACAG TTGATCATGAGAACACAAGATGACAACATGGATCTTATCAGCAAAAGTGTTGGATCTTTGAAGAACATGAGTCAACAAATAGGCAGCGAATTAGAGGAGCAAAATGT TATGTTAGACGAGTTTCATACAGAAATGGATCACACAGAGAGTAGAATGGACGTCACGATGAAGAAATTGGCTAAAGTTATGCATATGTCAAATG ataaaagaCAGTGGTGCGGAATATTTGTGTTGATTGGCATTCTGATTGtgattattatatttttctttgttttatga